From the genome of Turicibacter faecis, one region includes:
- the fabF gene encoding beta-ketoacyl-ACP synthase II — protein MNKRRVVVTGLGTVCPVGNDVDTMWENIKNGVCGIDEITHFDTTDFKVKLAGEIKDLNIEDYINKKEAKRLDRFSQLALIAAKQAYEDSKINMDEIEANRFGVILSSGIGGIGTIESEKEKGIKKGYERVSPFFIPMAIGNLAAGNVAIMLGAKGACLDIVTACAAGTNSIGEAFKYVRDGYADIMLAGGAEASITPLGIGGFSSMKALSTATDKNRASIPFDAERNGFVMGEGSGALILEEYEHAKKRGATIYAELIGYGVSCDAFHMTAPDTEANGAAACFTMALNDANITADQIDYINAHGTSTPLNDKLETLGVKKVFGDQTNVMLSSTKGHTGHLLGAAGAVEAIITVKSLQDGFVPGTINYSQPDPECDLDIVPNQGRKMDIEYALSNSLGFGGHNACVIFKKYAG, from the coding sequence GTGAATAAGCGTAGGGTTGTAGTGACAGGATTAGGAACTGTTTGTCCCGTTGGTAATGATGTTGATACGATGTGGGAAAATATTAAAAATGGTGTTTGTGGAATCGATGAAATTACTCATTTTGATACAACTGATTTTAAAGTTAAATTAGCTGGAGAAATTAAAGATTTAAATATTGAAGATTATATTAATAAGAAAGAAGCTAAACGATTGGATCGTTTTAGCCAACTGGCCTTAATAGCTGCTAAGCAAGCCTATGAGGATTCAAAAATTAATATGGATGAGATTGAAGCCAATCGCTTTGGAGTTATTTTAAGTTCGGGAATTGGTGGAATTGGAACAATTGAATCGGAAAAGGAAAAAGGAATCAAAAAGGGATATGAACGTGTATCACCATTTTTTATCCCAATGGCTATTGGAAATTTGGCTGCCGGAAATGTTGCTATTATGCTAGGGGCTAAAGGAGCTTGTTTAGATATTGTAACTGCATGCGCCGCTGGGACTAATTCAATTGGTGAGGCCTTTAAATATGTCCGTGATGGATATGCTGATATTATGTTAGCGGGTGGTGCAGAGGCTTCAATTACACCGCTTGGTATCGGTGGATTTTCTTCAATGAAGGCCTTATCTACAGCAACAGATAAAAATCGTGCATCTATCCCTTTTGACGCTGAGCGTAATGGGTTTGTTATGGGAGAAGGTTCAGGAGCATTAATTTTGGAAGAATACGAGCATGCCAAAAAACGTGGAGCAACTATTTATGCCGAGCTTATTGGATATGGTGTAAGTTGTGATGCATTCCATATGACAGCTCCTGATACAGAGGCAAATGGTGCTGCCGCTTGTTTTACAATGGCATTAAATGATGCAAATATTACAGCAGATCAAATAGATTATATTAACGCACATGGAACATCGACGCCATTAAATGATAAGTTAGAAACTCTAGGAGTAAAAAAGGTATTTGGTGATCAGACAAATGTGATGCTTAGTTCAACTAAAGGGCATACAGGGCATCTTCTAGGGGCAGCGGGAGCAGTGGAGGCCATTATTACAGTTAAATCGTTACAGGATGGTTTTGTTCCAGGAACTATTAATTATTCACAGCCTGATCCTGAATGTGATTTAGACATTGTTCCAAATCAGGGACGTAAAATGGATATTGAATATGCGTTATCAAATTCGTTAGGATTTGGTGGACATAATGCGTGTGTTATTTTCAAAAAATATGCCGGATAA
- the fabG gene encoding 3-oxoacyl-[acyl-carrier-protein] reductase, translating into MKLQGKVALVTGGSRGIGAAIALKLASLGCHVAINYAGNVNKAEETLARIQSLGVDAKIYQANVANYDEVEVMTKQIIKDFGHLDIIINNAGITADNLMMRMDQQSFDSVIDVNLKGTWNVCKSVTRSILKQREGVIINLSSVVGMNGNIGQANYAASKAGVIGLTKSLAKEFASRKIRVNAIAPGYIKSDMTAKLSDDVTEKVLENIPLGQLGEVEDIANAVAFLVSDEARYITGQVLVVDGGMAI; encoded by the coding sequence ATGAAACTACAAGGGAAAGTAGCTCTAGTAACGGGAGGATCACGTGGAATTGGGGCCGCTATTGCGTTAAAGTTGGCATCACTAGGATGCCATGTGGCTATTAATTACGCGGGGAATGTTAACAAAGCAGAAGAAACATTAGCTCGTATTCAATCGTTAGGTGTAGATGCTAAAATTTATCAGGCTAATGTGGCTAATTATGACGAGGTAGAGGTCATGACTAAGCAAATTATCAAAGATTTTGGACATCTCGATATTATTATTAATAACGCAGGGATTACGGCGGACAATTTAATGATGAGAATGGATCAACAATCTTTTGATTCTGTAATAGATGTTAATTTAAAAGGAACGTGGAATGTTTGTAAAAGTGTGACACGCTCTATCTTAAAACAGCGAGAGGGAGTTATTATTAATCTATCGTCTGTTGTTGGAATGAATGGAAACATTGGACAAGCAAACTATGCAGCCTCAAAAGCTGGAGTTATTGGATTGACTAAATCATTAGCGAAAGAGTTTGCATCACGTAAAATTCGAGTAAATGCGATCGCTCCAGGCTATATTAAATCGGATATGACAGCTAAACTATCAGATGATGTTACTGAAAAAGTTTTGGAAAATATCCCGTTAGGTCAACTTGGAGAAGTAGAGGATATTGCAAATGCCGTGGCCTTTTTAGTAAGTGATGAGGCACGATATATTACAGGGCAAGTCTTAGTTGTAGACGGTGGAATGGCTATTTAA
- the fabZ gene encoding 3-hydroxyacyl-ACP dehydratase FabZ — MVLNSNQIQEIIPHRYPFLLVDRIDELEPGKRALGTKCVSANEMQFMGHFPQQHVMPGVLIIEALAQVGAVAILSLEANKGKIAYFAGIKTAKFRQKVVPGDVLTLETELVKVKGSIGVGKAIATLNGKVAVEAELTFAIG; from the coding sequence ATGGTTTTAAATAGTAATCAGATTCAGGAAATTATTCCTCATCGTTATCCATTTTTATTAGTTGATCGTATAGATGAATTAGAACCTGGTAAGAGAGCATTAGGGACGAAATGTGTTTCTGCAAATGAAATGCAATTCATGGGACATTTTCCGCAACAACATGTGATGCCTGGGGTTCTTATTATTGAGGCCCTTGCTCAAGTAGGGGCAGTTGCCATCTTAAGTTTGGAAGCTAATAAGGGGAAAATTGCCTATTTTGCAGGTATTAAAACGGCGAAGTTCCGTCAAAAGGTTGTTCCTGGAGATGTGTTGACTCTAGAAACTGAACTAGTTAAAGTGAAGGGGAGTATTGGAGTCGGCAAAGCAATTGCAACTTTAAATGGTAAGGTTGCTGTAGAGGCCGAACTAACATTTGCGATTGGATAA
- a CDS encoding M23 family metallopeptidase encodes MKHRLLIPLLLFVIVSIPNLIVDAEDSNHEARLKMYKDYELASGVPWYEIAAIDQYERNTYKFKEGSDKLKYDTISIFITNERWSGPENPYYYDNDSYTINLFGGIGKDGNGDGVADINNEEDVMYTMVEYIRSFDTFKEALNSYYQQDQAVKIIEEIAQLFKHFDTIVLDKRCLPVSKRYSYSFQDNYGTARSWGGARSHEGIDIFANYSTPVLATAYGVVEIMGWNDYGGYRIGIRDIYNTYQYYAHLQGYEGDLKEGDIVEPGQVIGYVGSTGYGKEGTSGKFPPHLHFGLYKYDGRCEWAFNPYPHLRRWEKEEQ; translated from the coding sequence ATGAAGCATAGACTTTTAATACCACTGTTACTGTTTGTTATAGTGTCCATTCCGAATCTGATTGTTGATGCCGAAGATAGTAATCATGAAGCACGATTAAAAATGTATAAGGATTATGAATTGGCATCAGGGGTTCCATGGTATGAAATCGCGGCTATCGATCAATATGAAAGAAATACATATAAATTTAAAGAGGGATCAGATAAGTTGAAGTATGATACCATTTCTATTTTTATTACAAATGAGCGATGGTCTGGTCCTGAAAATCCTTACTATTATGATAATGATAGTTATACGATTAACTTGTTTGGGGGAATTGGAAAAGACGGAAATGGGGACGGGGTTGCTGATATTAATAATGAGGAAGATGTGATGTATACGATGGTTGAGTACATCAGATCATTTGATACATTTAAAGAAGCCTTGAACTCTTATTATCAACAGGATCAGGCGGTTAAAATTATTGAAGAAATTGCACAGCTTTTCAAACATTTTGATACTATCGTATTAGATAAGCGATGCCTTCCAGTTTCTAAAAGATATAGTTATAGTTTTCAAGATAATTATGGTACTGCTCGAAGTTGGGGAGGTGCTCGGTCTCATGAGGGAATTGACATCTTTGCAAATTATTCAACTCCCGTTTTAGCAACTGCATATGGAGTGGTAGAAATAATGGGATGGAATGATTATGGTGGCTATCGTATAGGTATTCGTGATATTTATAATACTTATCAATACTATGCTCATTTACAAGGTTATGAAGGCGATTTGAAGGAGGGGGATATCGTAGAACCGGGGCAAGTTATTGGATATGTTGGAAGTACAGGATATGGTAAAGAAGGGACGAGTGGGAAGTTTCCACCTCACTTACACTTTGGATTATATAAATATGATGGACGCTGTGAGTGGGCATTTAATCCTTATCCGCATTTAAGACGTTGGGAAAAAGAAGAACAGTAA